In one window of Solanum pennellii chromosome 2, SPENNV200 DNA:
- the LOC107011011 gene encoding aminomethyltransferase, mitochondrial — protein sequence MRGGLWQLGQSITRRLAQADKKTIGRRCFASDADLKKTVLYDFHVVNGGKMVPFAGWSMPIQYKDSIMDSTVNCRENGSLFDVSHMCGLSLKGKDTIPFLEKLVIADVAGLAPGTGSLTVFTNEKGGAIDDSVVTKVTNDHIYLVVNAGCRDKDLAHIEEHMKSFKSKGGDVSWHIHDERSLLALQGPLAAPVLQYLTKDDLSKMYFGEFRVLDINGAPCFLTRTGYTGEDGFEISVPSENALDLAKALLEKSEGKIRLTGLGARDSLRLEAGLCLYGNDMEQHTTPVEAGLTWAIGKRRRAEGGFLGAEVILKQIEEGPKIRRVGFFSSGPPPRSHSEIQDSNGQNIGEITSGGFSPCLKKNIAMGYVKTGNHKTGTNVKIVIRGKSYDGVVTKMPFVPSKYYKP from the exons ATGAGAGGAGGATTGTGGCAACTTGGACAATCGATCACCAGACGTCTGGCTCAGGCTGATAAGAAGACTATTGGTCGTAGATGCTTTGCTTCTGATGCTGATCTGAAGAAGACTGTTCTGTATGACTTCCATGTTGTCAATGGGGGAAAGATGGTGCCTTTCGCTGGTTGGAGTATGCCTATCCAGTATAAGGACTCAATTATGGACTCTACAGTAAATTGTAGGGAGAATGGTAGTCTCTTTGATGTCTCTCATATGTGTGGGCTAAGCCTCAAGGGGAAAGATACTATCCCTTTCCTGGAAAAGCTTGTTATTGCTGATGTTGCTGGGCTTGCTCCTGGGACTGGTAGTCTCACAGTCTTCACAAATGAGAAGGGAGGTGCAATTGATGATTCAGTGGTCACCAAGGTGACTAATGATCACATCTACCTTGTTGTAAATGCGGGTTGCAGGGACAAGGATCTTGCACACATTGAGGAGCACATGAAATCATTCAAGTCAAAAGGCGGTGATGTTTCATGGCACATCCATGATGAGAGATCGCTTTTAGCCCTTCAG GGACCCCTTGCTGCTCCAGTTCTTCAATATCTGACAAAAGATGATTTGAGCAAGATGTACTTTGGGGAATTCAGGGTTTTGGATATCAATGGGGCACCATGCTTCCTCACAAGGACAGG GTATACTGGTGAAGATGGATTTGAAATTTCAGTACCTTCAGAAAATGCTCTTGATCTTGCAAAAGCTCTTTTGGAGAAATCAGAAGGGAAGATTCGGTTAACAGGTTTAGGAGCTCGTGACAGTCTTCGTCTTGAGGCTGGATTGTGCTTATACGGTAATGACATGGAGCAGCACACAACACCTGTAGAGGCAGGTCTTACATGGGCCATAGGGAAGAGAAGAAGGGCAGAAGGAGGCTTCCTTGGTGCTGAGGTAATACTAAAGCAAATTGAAGAAGGTCCTAAAATCAGGCGAGTTGGCTTTTTCTCTTCAGGCCCACCCCCTAGAAGTCACAGTGAAATTCAAGATTCAAATGGACAAAATATTGGAGAAATCACCAGTGGTGGTTTCAGCCCTTGTCTCAAGAAGAACATAGCAATGGGATACGTAAAAACGGGTAACCACAAGACAGGGACTAATGTCAAGATTGTGATTCGAGGAAAGTCTTATGATGGGGTGGTTACCAAGATGCCTTTTGTACCCAGCAAGTACTACAAGCCATAA